Genomic DNA from Macadamia integrifolia cultivar HAES 741 chromosome 6, SCU_Mint_v3, whole genome shotgun sequence:
TACCGAGCTCGCCTGCTATCTCTAACTCTCCTTGGATTCTTAGCCGAACTTCGAACAGATGGGAACGGAACTGAGTACGCTTCAGATTTGAGGGGAAAAGAGATGGCTTTTATCTTTGGAGGTGAGAGTATCTTCAGAAACCAGAGACGAATCTCTGCACGAATCGTACGAATCTCCTCACCGTATGGGTTCACGAGATGAGCAGTTGATGGAAAACTAGGGTTCACGAGATGAAGTTGGGAGAAGGAATCGTACGGGTCCAGAGACAGGGGATGTTCAATAGATGCCGTAGCTTGCGTTCTTCGAAGGGAATCTTGACATTCTTATCCTTTCACTGTGAAGAGGGTGACCGCCTCCGGTGATGTCGGTTACGCAGGAGGAGCAGAGCCTGAAGGGCTGCAGGTCATCTTGTATTCTTGTACAGTGAGGCTAAACTCGCGATCGTCGATCAAGGAGCTCCCCGTCGTCGGTTACGCCGGAGGAGGACACTATCTCGGTGAACTGGGGAACCGTCGTCTTCAACGGTTGTACAGGTCTCTTCTCTGTCGATCTTCGAATGAAGGTCCAATATGCACTTTGGATTTTTAAAAGGGTCGGGGTATCGAACTTTTTTGTTCCGCTTTTTTGTTTCGGgaaacaagcgaaacaagtaaaacttgtttcgtcattcatgtttcttgaagcataaattgttataaatttcaatttacgCTTCAAGAAAAAAGTAGAACACAATAcgtttaccaaacggtatttatactgtttctgtgtttctgagaacagaaaatcacagaaacacgtttctggttacgttatcaaacgggcccttagtgtcACTCAACAATCAAACTATTGACACTCCACAACAAAATGTGTGGGCCTTGCAATTCCAAGCCAACTTACCAGTGGAACTTTAGGGGGAATGCATTCTCATTTCTATTTACCTGATAGATCACCTACCCACCTCTGTtcttaataagaaaaagaaaaatccccttttgaaattatgttaaaaaaaaaaactatctttTTCTCACCTTCGGGTATTTGGATGCTTGTGCTTTGCCAGGAACACCACCATTCTCCATAAATTTGATAAACATATCAGCGCAAGCATACTCCTCAGATATCATTATATACAGAAGGATTATCGTGTATGATCTCTAAGCAAACAAAATTTTGGTCTCTATTAATGTCACACTTTCCATGGAAATCTCTTTCCCTACAAATTACTCTCATCACCAATAAAATTTGGGATACTAGTTTTACCTTTTCCCATTCTTGACCATGAGTTTGAACACCCCTTTCCAACATCAGCACTAAAGCTCAACTACCAAACACACCCactaattccccccccccccccccccctgccaCCCAATCCCATTCCCCATCTAATGCCACCCACATTCAACTGGATCATAGACAGGGAATGCTCCACCTTGAAATTATGTTCAATAAAAAACCATCTTTTTTCTCACCTAAAGATATTTAGCCACTCCAATGGAACAAAATCTAAAGTTGACTAACTCCACCTGTGACATCCTCGCATGTCTATCACCCTACATGTGTTTGCTTGAACGCCTCATCTCCCTAATTGTCACCCGCCCAAACATTGTCTACATTGTCAATACCTTGAGTTCATTCATGCATCAGCCTCAACAACCTCATCTGGATGTTGCAAATCGGATACTACGCTATCTAAAGGGCACACCTGTGTGGTCTTTATCTCTCCTCCACCAACACACTACAACCACAGGCATATTGTGCTCTGACTGGGGTAGCTGCCCTATGACGAGGAGATCTATCGCAGGATTTTGCATCCTCCTGCATTCATACCCTATATCCTAGAACACAAAGAAGCAGCACACCGTATCCCTAACTTCGACAAAGGCCGAATATTGTGCTATGACAATACGTGTTGCAAGCTCACTTGGTTATTCCATTTGATGCAAGATATTGGACATCTATCACAGCCCAACCTTACTGTACTCTGACAGCCAAGCAGCCCTTCACATAGCTGCAAACTCCGTAGACTGCCATATTGCGCCCGAAAAATCCCAACAGGATCTCATCCAACCGACAAAAGTGGCTACCAAACTAACAAGTTGCAAGCTTATTCACCAAAGCTCTTAACCAAGACCGTTTCAAGAAGCTGGCATCCAAGTTGAGCATCCGTGATCTTCAcactccaacttgaggggagtCTTAGCATGAGACAACTCATGCCACGGTCTCCAGCTTATTTCCAATCTAACTAACAACAAATTGAGTGATTTTTACCATCTTAAGTTATATTGAATTCTATCTTAAATAACACTATCTTGGGAAAGAATCTGTAACGGCTCAATAAGACTATATAAACCCATTCAATAATTCAATGAAATGAGTCTTCTCGTTTAAGAAGAACGCCTCGACCATCACAAATATATGGGTTCCTCTATtctcatcctctttctctctctctttctctctctcgttcTTTGTCACCTTCCTTTGCCTTGCAACGCAACCCTTCAGAAAACAAATCGTTTCAGAACAGAGTTCCTTCATCAACCCTCTCCCAATAATAATGCCTCCATCACTCGTTATTTCGAAGTAACAAAACCCATTGAACTACCTAAAACAAAACCTTGTTCTTACCTCATTCTTCAGCATGATTTCGGATACACATATGGTAAGTCCCCTGTTCTTGCTGAatacaaaccaccatcaaattGCCCATCTCAGGATTTCTCCAAAATCGTCATTGAATGGAAAGCCACTTGTAAAGGGAAGCAATTTGATCGCATttttggaatttggttgggCGGCGTCGAGATTCTCCGTAGCTGCAGTGCAGAGCCTAGAGCTAACGGCATTGTCTGGACAGTCGAGAAGGACATTACAAGGTACCTTTCATTGCTTAAGAATCCTCAAACACTTGCTGTTTATCTGGGTAACCTTATTGATCAAACCTATACTGGAATCTACCATGTCAATATAACATTCCATTTCTATCCTGCGGAAGTACCCCACAGTCCCCTTAACAGGGATTCTGCGAATTCGGTTTCTGGCTTTGATTTTCCTGCTGATTTGGTGCTACCCATCTCAAGAAACCTTCCTCTGAATGATGGATTGTGGTTTTTGATTAATAATTCAACGGATGTACAGAAGAAGAAGTTCAAAATTCCTCGAAATGCCTATCGGGCTGTTCTGGAGGTGTATGTTTCGTTTCATTCGAATGATGAATTCTGGTATACCAATCCTCCCAATGATTATATAAAAGCAAACAATCTGACAGATGTGCCTGGAAATGGCGCTTTTAGGGAGGTTGTAGTTGGTCTCGACGAAAGGGTTGTTGGTGCTGTCTGGCCTTTCACTGTGATTTTTACTGGAGGAGTAAATCCTCTCCTATGGAGGCCTATCACTGGGATTGGCTCTTTCAACCTCCCTTCCTATGACATTGAGATTACGCCTTTCCTTGGTAAGATGTTGGATGGGAATGACcatagttttgggtttagtgtaaCAAATGCTCTGAGTGTTTGGTATATAGATGCGAATTTGCATGTCTGGTTGGATAGTAAGAGTGAGAGGACTAGGGGAAAGCTTATAAAACACAAAAGCTCACATCCTCAGGTCTCTCTGGTTTCACATTTTAAAGGTGGGAATGGATCTTTTCTTATCAATGCAAGAAGGTCTATTGTTTCAAAAGGATGGGTGAAGTCCTCCCATGGGAAGGTCAAGACTTATTCATTCCAAGATTTTAGTTTCATGAACTCAATGCAAATGAAAGAGCATGTAGATTTGCCGACTATGTCTCAAGTAATTGAAGCCAATAGAAGTGTTATTGCAAAgcatacttcttcttcttctacatatTATATCAAATCAAAGCAgaggtttcctttttatttgtcCGGAGACAAGGTGAACCGAGGAAATGGCAGTTTTACTTCACTTGCAAACCTCTCATTGGGATTTAATGAAGACAAATTTTCTGGTACCCACTTTGGTTTCTCTAACAGCTCTCTCGGAAACTTGCAGAATGGACAGGGAAATATGCTTGTAAAGGAAAACAAGGTAATCAGTGGGTTGGGAAGTACTCAGCAAGTATATGCCTATGATGGTAATAAAGAATGCTACTTCAGGAATGTGAGCAGTAAAAATTTCACTGTTCTTTATGATAAAAAAAGAGATCATTGTGATTGAATATCTTCAACTGGCTTAGGCTTTAGATTTGACTAGATGTTGGCCTTTCGAGCATCTGAATTGGAGTTAAAGGCGGTTGGCTTGGATTCAGCTGATGCTCTACTTGCTCCATAAGTTGAGAATTACTGGCTCCATGTATAAAAGGAGTTTTGGGCAGTGACATCATAGTAATGAGCATGTAATAGATAATCAGGAATAGTTACTTCTCCTGGATATGTATAATTCTGTCTCTGGTATTTGATCAACTTGCTTCTTTCTTAATGCCTTAATAGCAGTGCTGAGTAATTTTAGACAGGTACACtatagaaggggggagggggaaggtaacagccaggagactCGAATTCAAGACCTCCTTGTGAGTGTGGGCTTATCACACCACAACCTCACCAACGGCACTAATTAAGATTAATTTATCCATCATTTCACCCAAGTTTTTGAAAATTCAGCTAAACATTACTGTGGTACATGATTTGTATGTTTGCCATGTTctaatatttgaaattttaagtcAACGTGTAACAAAACTAAATCAATGTTGGTTCTTCGATTCCTGTCTATGAATGAAGCTGATTCAATGGACTCTCCAACTGGGGTGGGGAACTGACGCTTCCTTGACTTGAGATGAGACAGTCAATTAGCCCAGCAAAGGGACCAGCCAAACAGAAATAGGCTACTGGTAGGACCTTGTTGTTGGTTGGGACCAAGGTCAGTTGCCTTGTCGGTTGTTGGTTGGTTTTCAACCCATAAAAGTGAAACTGATTCAGCTTGAACTTTACTAATTCTGAAGCTATAAATCATGTGGAAGTGTTTTATTAATAGAACTTAGAACTAGTTCAGTTAGATTCTTTCATGTGCTTAAGCTATGGCTAACAGCATGGTTTCTTTTTACCTTTCCGTTTTGTACTTCTGTCTTCTTATAGTTACTGCCTCATCTTGCTTAGTATTCAGATTTCTGTTAAtatagatttatttattctatGAATTTCATAACTGAAATAAACCTCAATAATTGCTTAGGAACATGTCCCATCTGTTATTAGATTTGTGTCTTGGCATTTTTAGATTCACCCTCATCGCAAATCCTTGGCCAAATAAGCTCTTATTTGTTGATTCATCTGCTATCTCATTGGTGTTTCTTAGATTTTGTTGGAATGAACAGATATATGGCTTTTTGTACATGTATAACCATCAGATCATGAAATCTGCTTTCATTTCATATGTTGGATGGTGGCTTAGCCGAGTAAAAATCATATGTTAGTCCCCTTTAAATCATAAAATCTGCTTCATTTGTTTTAGAGTTGAACGTTGGTTGATGTCAATCTGTATTGACCTCTCCTGCACTGACATCCCTCTCTCATTCTCACTCACGTCCCTACCCCATCACTTGCCAGATCAGTTGAATTAGACTCTGAGAGGATATCGAAAGAGTCTGAGGCACTTAAGGCATTAGAAACTGCTGAGAGAACAATAAGAGAAAGGTCTCGAAGTTATAAATTTATGATTGCTTCATGTACAGTCTTATAAGGATGTGGTTCTATTGCAAGATTAGATTTACTTTAGGATTAACTTTTTAGAGCAAGGTTCTCTGTCATGCATAATTTTTTAATTGCCAACCATGGAAGAATCTGCATCCATAAGTAGATTGTTGAGAAACCATTTTACTGCTAAAACTGAAATCAGAAATGAAAAATTGGATTCCTTACTTCCTACAGTTTTACTCATGAATTTGTCTTTTGACCTGACATAGGAAGAAATCCTTTCAGTGCATGGATAGTTGAATTTTATGGTTCTCAAGCCTTTTAATCTTTATTTGGTGTTTTGCAATTCTGCGGGGGGTTGGCTGCCGGGGGGGGTAGGTTTGTCATTACTCATGAGGATTTTTATCATAAAAACTCTTACCTTGTTACAtagatactctctctctctctctctctctctctctctctctctctctctttttttttttcagctccTTTTTTCCAACTGGAATCACTATAACTtagcctaggggtgtcaatcggtatGGCCGGGCCAGTCTTGGTCGGGCCTAacggtgtgaaatccttgcaccgtgaacagccgtttacttaaacgggcctggGTTTGGGGGGGCACGGTACGGTTTGTAATCGGGCCGGTCGGTGTCGGATTTTAATTG
This window encodes:
- the LOC122081058 gene encoding peptide-N4-(N-acetyl-beta-glucosaminyl)asparagine amidase A-like; the protein is MGSSILILFLSLFLSLVLCHLPLPCNATLQKTNRFRTEFLHQPSPNNNASITRYFEVTKPIELPKTKPCSYLILQHDFGYTYGKSPVLAEYKPPSNCPSQDFSKIVIEWKATCKGKQFDRIFGIWLGGVEILRSCSAEPRANGIVWTVEKDITRYLSLLKNPQTLAVYLGNLIDQTYTGIYHVNITFHFYPAEVPHSPLNRDSANSVSGFDFPADLVLPISRNLPLNDGLWFLINNSTDVQKKKFKIPRNAYRAVLEVYVSFHSNDEFWYTNPPNDYIKANNLTDVPGNGAFREVVVGLDERVVGAVWPFTVIFTGGVNPLLWRPITGIGSFNLPSYDIEITPFLGKMLDGNDHSFGFSVTNALSVWYIDANLHVWLDSKSERTRGKLIKHKSSHPQVSLVSHFKGGNGSFLINARRSIVSKGWVKSSHGKVKTYSFQDFSFMNSMQMKEHVDLPTMSQVIEANRSVIAKHTSSSSTYYIKSKQRFPFYLSGDKVNRGNGSFTSLANLSLGFNEDKFSGTHFGFSNSSLGNLQNGQGNMLVKENKVISGLGSTQQVYAYDGNKECYFRNVSSKNFTVLYDKKRDHCD